In a genomic window of Quercus lobata isolate SW786 chromosome 4, ValleyOak3.0 Primary Assembly, whole genome shotgun sequence:
- the LOC115984790 gene encoding uncharacterized protein LOC115984790 yields the protein MRGLEVEGILYEVESKIQDQVVGFYESLYQESKSWRPTVDGLEFANLDEIDWLSLEREFEKEIITALREVEGDKAPSPDGFTMAFFQKCWCVLKKDILAFFADFHKECIFEKSLNATFLCLIPKKSNAVNIRDFCPISLVGSLYKLLSKVLAHRLRIDSRLKNGNLGVIAKLDIEKAYDHFSWSSTEDPLSALLFLLVMEALSRLLKKTEDEGFLTSFQASPTVGEGAITNLKVNVGKSEIVLVGEVRNLDALVRILCCKVSRLPMTYLGCVPVEAGGLGIQMIGLFNQALLGKWLLPFGKELCFKNRIGSAGQSVEWGTEGHS from the exons ATGAGGGGTTTGGAGGTTGAAGGTATTTTGTATGAGGTGGAGTCAAAGATTCAAGATCAAGTGGTGGGTTTTTATGAGTCTTTATATCAGGAGTCGAAATCTTGGAGGCCCACTGTTGATGGCCTAGAGTTTGCAAATCTGGATGAAATTGATTGGCTTTCCCTAGAAAGGGAGTTTGAGAAGGAGATCATTACGGCTCTTCGGGAAGTTGAAGGGGATAAGGCTCCTAGCCCTGATGGCTTTACCATGGCCTTCTTCCAAAAATGTTGGTGTGTGCTTAAGAAGGATATTTTGGCTTTCTTTGCCGACTTCCATAAAGAATGTATATTTGAGAAATCTCTCAATGCCacctttttgtgtttgataccTAAGAAGAGTAATGCGGTTAATATTAGAGACTTTTGCCCTATCAGCCTTGTGGGTAGCTTGTATAAGCTTTTGTCAAAGGTGTTGGCACATAGACTTCGAATTG ACAGTAGACTGAAGAATGGAAATCTGGGTGTAATTGCTAAATTGGATATTGAGAAggcttatgatcat TTCTCGTGGTCTTCAACCGAGGATCCCTTATCTGCACTCTTGTTCTTGTTGGTGATGGAGGCATTGAGTAGGTTGTTGAAGAAGACAGAAGATGAAGGCTTTCTTACCAGTTTCCAAGCAAGCCCCACTGTGGGAGAAGGAG CTATCACAAACTTGAAAGTAAATGTTGGTAAGAGTGAGATTGTGCTAGTTGGTGAGGTTAGGAATTTGGATGCTTTAGTCCGCATTTTATGTTGTAAGGTTAGCCGTTTGCCCATGACTTACTTGG GTTGTGTGCCGGTAGAGGCAGGTGGTTTGGGGATTCAGATGATTGGGTTGTTTAACCAAGCTTTACTAGGGAAGTGGCTTTTGCCCTTTGGGAAGGAGCtatgttttaaaaaccggatCGGATCAGCTGGCCAATCGGTTGAATGGGGAACTGAGGGCCATTCctga